A portion of the Algimonas porphyrae genome contains these proteins:
- a CDS encoding carbohydrate porin, with product MLKPTLLTTGLLWSLLAPQTCLANENGFLSYTADLLANVDGGIETGYRYVDLFHGGYAVELSPALLLHASAIYANGGNFTTDLVGDDQTIGNIESGTPLARLYEAWAEIGSEKVSLKIGLYDVGSEFDALEFSSLFLNGTYGTGFDLVQAGRTGPSIYPFLSFGARAAFRHDGTALRVAVLDGAAGDPDDSDDFGVDLNAEDGMFIIGEIERYADNWRVFAGAWSFTGDFEKIAQTPQAPPDFGSNSGFYVRGEYSWTLRDGRSLSTFARVGLADRQVNVYETFLSTGMVLDAPFSHHRPNDQMGLAVARAGLGEPERAARAIATGFNGLASSATAETNIELTYAFALSDNFVLQPDIQYTIDPGATDNIDNALVFGFRIGADFPF from the coding sequence ATGTTGAAACCGACCTTACTCACTACAGGCTTACTATGGTCCTTACTGGCTCCACAGACATGTCTAGCCAATGAAAACGGCTTCCTGTCCTACACGGCCGACCTTCTCGCCAATGTCGATGGCGGAATTGAAACCGGATATCGATATGTCGACCTATTCCATGGTGGATATGCTGTAGAGCTATCGCCTGCACTGCTTCTCCATGCCAGCGCGATATACGCTAATGGAGGGAACTTCACGACCGATCTGGTCGGCGATGATCAGACGATCGGCAATATCGAGTCCGGCACACCGCTTGCCCGATTATATGAGGCCTGGGCGGAAATCGGCAGTGAAAAAGTATCCCTGAAAATTGGTCTTTACGATGTCGGTAGCGAATTTGACGCGCTCGAGTTTTCGAGTCTCTTTCTAAACGGAACGTATGGGACCGGTTTCGACCTTGTGCAAGCTGGGCGTACCGGCCCTTCGATCTATCCGTTTCTGTCTTTTGGCGCCCGTGCCGCCTTCCGGCACGACGGCACTGCCCTTCGCGTGGCCGTACTGGACGGAGCGGCTGGTGACCCAGATGACTCGGACGATTTCGGTGTCGATTTAAACGCTGAAGACGGCATGTTCATCATCGGTGAAATAGAACGTTATGCCGATAACTGGCGTGTCTTTGCCGGAGCCTGGAGCTTCACGGGAGACTTCGAGAAAATTGCGCAAACACCGCAAGCCCCACCTGACTTCGGTTCCAATAGTGGCTTCTATGTACGGGGCGAATATAGTTGGACACTTAGAGACGGGCGGTCCCTTTCTACCTTTGCGCGGGTTGGCCTCGCAGATAGACAAGTCAATGTTTATGAGACCTTTCTCAGCACCGGCATGGTGCTAGACGCGCCATTTTCCCATCATCGCCCCAATGATCAAATGGGACTTGCCGTTGCAAGGGCCGGGTTAGGAGAGCCTGAACGCGCGGCGCGAGCGATTGCGACCGGCTTTAACGGCCTGGCCAGTTCCGCAACGGCCGAAACGAACATCGAACTGACTTACGCTTTCGCCTTATCCGACAACTTCGTTCTACAGCCCGATATTCAATATACTATCGATCCGGGAGCCACAGATAACATTGATAATGCTCTGGTATTCGGCTTCAGAATAGGCGCCGATTTTCCATTTTAG
- a CDS encoding PepSY-associated TM helix domain-containing protein — MSFKHRLRTFHVVLGGWLSLILFFVVCAGVASVFEDDLYVWERPTHRVDYVQPVTASVLLSVMMGDDKEEALFIPPRTDRPVWTVRVGDGEAQYVSPSGRLLPSYPTVGPVRYIRNLHTDLGLSGDLGRILLGLIGLLAVLLLIVGSLLPKVWSRVRRDSKKRPAKYRRWDLHRRLGRIVFLPAIFVIGTGTIMVLEQVREALSASAPVSHSSLQAPEFMSPGLDAALRDASELVGPGIVRSVRVKPDSDTSVLAIVEYREKAGPLRRDIEIVYDIVLGKRISVYGGGGDMLTRMAVASAPLHYGQSYGFITKLPTLGVGLLLACLCALGAVMSFERYWPDRGRRFALAFLIATPAAMVSLLVLAPFLMEASLSEGAYPWLFLFMSAVTGGVAWCSRRLALISLATLIVGATAAEMLLHPGLRIVWPANLAFGLTGLGLLCLALRYKTAYLGRLTWQAKMENRRLF, encoded by the coding sequence ATGTCATTCAAGCATCGGCTTCGAACCTTTCATGTCGTCTTAGGCGGATGGTTATCCCTAATTCTGTTTTTTGTTGTTTGCGCTGGTGTGGCATCGGTATTCGAAGATGACTTATATGTATGGGAACGACCAACCCACAGAGTTGACTATGTTCAGCCGGTAACGGCGTCAGTTTTGCTGTCGGTCATGATGGGTGATGACAAAGAAGAGGCTCTTTTCATTCCACCTCGCACGGACCGACCTGTATGGACCGTCAGGGTTGGTGACGGTGAAGCGCAATATGTCTCCCCTTCAGGACGATTGCTTCCGTCCTACCCGACTGTTGGGCCGGTTCGTTATATCAGAAATCTGCATACTGATTTGGGGCTGTCCGGTGATCTTGGGCGGATATTACTGGGATTGATCGGTTTGCTAGCGGTCCTGCTGCTAATTGTCGGGAGTTTGCTGCCCAAGGTTTGGTCCAGGGTTCGGCGTGACAGCAAGAAACGACCTGCAAAATATCGAAGATGGGATCTGCATCGCCGTCTTGGTCGCATTGTGTTTCTTCCGGCCATATTCGTGATTGGTACCGGTACGATTATGGTGCTCGAACAGGTTCGCGAGGCATTATCGGCGTCAGCGCCTGTATCGCACTCCAGTTTGCAAGCGCCAGAATTCATGAGCCCTGGCCTCGATGCAGCACTGCGAGATGCCTCCGAATTAGTTGGCCCTGGAATTGTACGATCTGTCCGGGTCAAACCGGACTCAGATACGTCGGTACTGGCCATCGTCGAATATAGAGAGAAGGCAGGCCCCCTGCGTCGGGATATCGAAATCGTCTACGATATAGTGCTTGGAAAACGCATCAGTGTGTATGGTGGCGGTGGGGATATGTTGACACGTATGGCTGTAGCCTCCGCCCCGCTACATTATGGTCAATCCTATGGCTTCATAACAAAGCTGCCGACCCTCGGGGTCGGCCTGTTGCTCGCCTGTCTGTGCGCATTGGGAGCTGTGATGAGCTTTGAGCGATATTGGCCGGATAGGGGACGACGCTTTGCGCTTGCATTCTTGATCGCCACTCCCGCTGCAATGGTTTCGCTTCTGGTTCTGGCTCCTTTTCTGATGGAAGCCTCTTTGAGCGAGGGGGCCTATCCGTGGCTTTTTCTCTTCATGAGCGCCGTTACGGGAGGTGTGGCATGGTGTTCACGCCGGCTTGCGCTCATTTCGCTAGCGACGCTGATTGTAGGAGCGACCGCAGCCGAGATGCTTCTCCATCCCGGCCTCCGCATAGTTTGGCCAGCCAACCTTGCATTCGGTCTTACAGGCTTGGGCCTTCTGTGTCTGGCACTACGGTATAAAACAGCTTACCTTGGCCGACTAACTTGGCAGGCTAAAATGGAAAATCGGCGCCTATTCTGA
- a CDS encoding TonB-dependent receptor domain-containing protein — protein MTKAQNKFLALLLLGSALSVPELATAQDAAADPTPTSDEVIATGVFIPNEKRITSEITSVLDEEVFAQIGAGDIASALTRVTGLSLNRGKFVIARGLNERYANATLNGSPLPSPEPLRRVAPLDLFPTSVLSDAVVSKTFDPEFSGEFGGAAIALSTKALPDERFLELTVSASANTETSLRKGFLYGGSDTDWLGFDDGLRDLPALDAAGIPTANLESFSTLIVDNEDNIPFNGGFRVSAGDRYDLDGGQSIGVLATLGYDNSWETRRATDNTAVIGANDTLEVRNQFVRTSTENSIALNGLLTVGVEFDPDNTVEVVGLMTRQSSAEARVVAGLNRDGDPVRNDFTEWFEREVYLGQVFGEHFLSGFNDAQISWRAMYAQAGREAPYERFVGYIDEPGDADGFVFEVARFGQSNNRTNFSQLDDETIDAGLDFEIPFDLTDREVTLKLGGAYLDKSRDTEEISYFYEPGQASNRADLLLFRTARIDQLFSDTLFDANFTTISSAGSVGFPRVSDTGLEVMAGYASLESEITRDLRVSAGFRYEDSTQTTLVRQTPFSTQEFRFDDLEDSYALPAATLTYTFGDWQMRLAASKTINRPQFRELTPSEFRNTETEDIFIGNPFLQNSEAINLDGRLEYYFGANQFITIGGFYKDLTNPIEEFVFDEADGNITTSFLNAPSAEVFGLELEFEKTFAIPANIPLFENLMGGQDFVVRSNYTYVDSSVSADGTVNILSNSAANLSQISAPNVVNAAGLYTDGRRLQGQSDHLANVQIGVKNVDAGWDAFLLLNYSSDRIRVVESLSDRAPAVIEQLPLSLDLVVNVPFDMGGGDYEFGFKVQNILDDDYKATQEAGGTEIVIDGYDIGTTFSASLKRRF, from the coding sequence GTGACGAAAGCTCAAAACAAATTTCTGGCTCTGCTTCTGCTGGGCTCCGCGCTGAGTGTGCCGGAACTGGCGACGGCGCAGGATGCCGCCGCCGACCCGACGCCGACCAGTGACGAAGTCATTGCGACCGGTGTCTTCATCCCGAACGAAAAACGCATCACATCGGAAATCACCTCCGTCCTGGACGAGGAAGTCTTCGCCCAAATCGGGGCCGGCGATATCGCCTCGGCATTGACGCGCGTGACGGGTCTGTCACTGAACCGCGGCAAGTTCGTGATCGCGCGCGGTCTTAACGAACGCTACGCCAACGCGACGCTGAACGGCTCGCCCCTGCCGTCGCCCGAGCCCTTGCGGCGTGTCGCACCACTCGATCTGTTTCCGACATCGGTCTTGTCAGACGCCGTCGTCAGCAAGACATTCGATCCGGAATTTTCGGGGGAATTTGGCGGTGCGGCCATTGCGCTCAGCACCAAGGCGCTGCCTGATGAGCGGTTCCTCGAATTGACCGTGTCAGCCTCTGCTAATACGGAAACCAGCCTGCGCAAAGGCTTCCTCTATGGCGGGTCTGACACGGACTGGCTGGGTTTTGACGACGGTCTGCGCGACTTGCCGGCCCTCGACGCTGCCGGCATTCCGACCGCCAATCTGGAAAGCTTCTCGACGCTGATTGTCGATAATGAAGACAATATTCCCTTCAATGGGGGTTTCCGGGTTTCAGCGGGGGATCGCTACGATCTTGACGGCGGGCAATCCATCGGTGTTCTCGCAACTCTTGGTTATGACAATAGTTGGGAGACGCGGCGCGCAACCGACAATACCGCGGTGATCGGGGCGAACGATACGCTCGAAGTGCGCAACCAGTTTGTCCGGACCTCGACCGAGAATTCGATCGCCCTGAACGGCCTTCTAACGGTCGGCGTGGAATTTGATCCTGACAATACGGTCGAAGTCGTCGGTCTGATGACCCGTCAATCCTCTGCCGAAGCGCGTGTCGTCGCCGGTCTGAATCGCGATGGTGACCCGGTGCGGAACGATTTCACTGAGTGGTTCGAGCGCGAAGTCTATCTCGGTCAGGTTTTCGGCGAGCACTTCCTCTCGGGCTTCAACGACGCGCAGATCAGCTGGCGCGCCATGTACGCCCAAGCCGGTCGGGAAGCGCCATATGAGCGCTTCGTCGGCTATATTGACGAACCCGGCGACGCAGACGGGTTCGTTTTCGAAGTAGCCCGCTTCGGACAGAGCAATAACCGGACGAACTTCTCGCAGCTGGACGATGAAACAATCGATGCCGGGCTTGATTTCGAAATCCCCTTCGATCTGACGGACCGCGAAGTGACGCTGAAGCTGGGCGGGGCCTATCTCGACAAGAGCCGGGACACCGAAGAAATCAGCTATTTCTACGAACCCGGTCAGGCCTCCAACCGAGCAGACCTTCTCCTGTTCCGGACCGCGCGGATCGATCAGCTATTCTCTGACACGCTTTTCGATGCCAATTTCACGACGATCAGTTCGGCGGGCTCGGTCGGCTTCCCGCGTGTCTCCGATACGGGTCTGGAAGTGATGGCGGGTTACGCCTCGCTGGAAAGCGAAATTACGCGGGATCTGCGCGTGTCCGCCGGTTTCCGTTATGAGGATTCTACACAGACCACCCTCGTTCGTCAGACGCCATTTTCAACTCAGGAATTCCGCTTTGACGATCTGGAAGACAGCTACGCGCTTCCGGCGGCGACGCTGACTTACACATTCGGTGACTGGCAGATGCGCTTGGCCGCATCCAAGACCATCAACCGGCCGCAATTCCGTGAACTAACTCCGAGCGAGTTTCGCAATACGGAAACCGAAGACATCTTTATCGGCAATCCGTTCCTGCAAAACTCCGAAGCGATTAACCTGGACGGTCGTCTGGAATATTATTTCGGTGCCAACCAGTTCATCACGATCGGTGGATTCTACAAGGATCTGACAAACCCGATCGAGGAATTCGTCTTCGATGAAGCCGACGGCAACATCACGACCAGCTTCCTCAACGCGCCGAGCGCCGAAGTGTTCGGTCTTGAGTTGGAGTTCGAAAAGACTTTCGCCATTCCGGCAAATATTCCTTTGTTCGAAAACCTCATGGGCGGGCAGGATTTTGTGGTCCGGTCGAACTATACCTATGTCGATAGCTCTGTGTCCGCTGACGGAACTGTGAATATCCTGTCCAATTCCGCTGCCAATCTTTCGCAGATTTCGGCGCCGAATGTGGTCAATGCCGCCGGTCTCTACACGGATGGCCGTCGCCTCCAGGGGCAGTCTGATCACCTCGCAAATGTTCAGATCGGGGTCAAGAATGTGGATGCGGGCTGGGATGCCTTCCTGCTGCTGAACTATAGCAGCGATCGCATCCGCGTCGTCGAGTCGCTATCGGACCGCGCCCCGGCTGTGATCGAGCAGCTTCCGCTCAGCCTCGACCTTGTCGTCAATGTGCCGTTTGACATGGGGGGCGGCGATTACGAATTCGGCTTCAAGGTCCAGAACATTCTGGACGATGACTATAAAGCCACGCAGGAAGCCGGCGGCACGGAAATCGTTATTGATGGCTACGATATCGGAACCACCTTCTCAGCCAGCCTGAAACGCCGCTTCTAA
- a CDS encoding tetratricopeptide repeat protein has protein sequence MKAFFLAAGLALATATTAAAVETFPDSGIAYGLSTGTATSQGLLSDCMSEDSSSRAIRACTKVLRAAGPDETIRAHILSRRGLHKMALGRFDDAATDFTRAGDLADHEGLATLGQGFAAMLDNDLMAARGHFEDCSNRGSVAPLAEYGLGLTYQMAGDTVKARQAYQRALDLRPGWDAVAVQMETLD, from the coding sequence ATGAAAGCGTTTTTTCTAGCAGCCGGACTGGCACTGGCCACGGCGACAACAGCAGCAGCTGTCGAGACCTTTCCGGACTCCGGGATCGCATACGGCTTGAGTACAGGCACAGCGACATCGCAGGGTCTCTTAAGCGATTGCATGAGCGAAGACAGCAGTTCGCGCGCAATCCGCGCCTGCACGAAGGTTCTTCGCGCTGCCGGCCCTGACGAAACAATTCGCGCTCATATCCTGTCGCGTCGCGGTCTGCATAAAATGGCGCTCGGGCGCTTCGATGACGCGGCGACGGATTTTACACGCGCTGGGGATCTTGCCGATCATGAAGGCCTGGCGACGCTGGGGCAGGGCTTTGCCGCCATGCTGGACAATGACCTGATGGCTGCTCGTGGCCACTTCGAAGATTGCAGCAATCGCGGTTCGGTTGCGCCGCTCGCCGAATATGGTCTGGGTCTGACGTACCAGATGGCCGGCGATACGGTGAAGGCGCGGCAGGCCTATCAGCGCGCGCTGGACCTGCGGCCCGGATGGGACGCTGTTGCGGTCCAGATGGAGACCCTCGACTGA
- a CDS encoding YdcH family protein, translated as MGHFQSPIMEVFMALSAHLEKLQSRHGEIEDQIARELRSPSPDHVRISQLKRQKLQIKDTMSQKGSSAEG; from the coding sequence ATGGGACATTTCCAATCGCCCATAATGGAGGTCTTCATGGCGCTATCGGCTCATCTGGAAAAACTGCAATCCCGTCATGGTGAGATTGAAGATCAGATCGCCCGAGAGCTCCGAAGTCCCTCCCCTGACCATGTCCGGATCTCGCAGCTCAAGCGTCAGAAGCTGCAGATCAAGGACACAATGTCCCAGAAGGGTAGCAGCGCCGAGGGCTGA
- a CDS encoding YdcH family protein: MNDGQDSDDSSADSLPDVADMANPDAERQEAQTLLEQLRLEHRRIDQEINALIETGVADMLKVRRMKKIKLSIKDQIAYLENQLTPDIIA, from the coding sequence ATGAACGATGGTCAAGACTCAGACGATTCCAGCGCAGACAGCCTGCCAGATGTGGCGGACATGGCGAATCCGGATGCCGAACGGCAGGAAGCGCAGACGCTGCTAGAGCAGCTGCGTCTGGAGCATCGCCGCATTGATCAGGAGATCAACGCCCTGATCGAAACGGGTGTCGCCGACATGCTGAAGGTTCGGCGGATGAAAAAGATCAAGCTGTCGATCAAGGACCAGATCGCCTATCTGGAAAACCAGCTGACGCCCGACATTATTGCCTGA
- a CDS encoding GGDEF domain-containing protein, with translation MTVSTPISTLLQTAADPVAEQLGVTDAELVERNRVLNEEVTRLRLRVLELESMADMDPLLPLYNRRAFMREVERAQSVLDRYDLMSSIIFFDLDGFKAINDRYGHGIGDKLLERVADTLLSGVRQCDMVARLGGDEFGVLLFKSDAAIAEAKAGVLSCRIGEQSIVHPDGLISIGASWGVAPCEIAQTPEQILDRADRAMYLCKRTQSIDTTTVVEPR, from the coding sequence TTGACCGTTTCCACGCCGATATCGACATTGCTGCAGACGGCGGCGGACCCGGTCGCAGAGCAGCTGGGTGTGACGGATGCCGAGCTGGTCGAGCGCAACCGTGTGCTGAACGAGGAAGTGACGCGTTTGCGGCTGCGTGTCCTCGAACTGGAAAGTATGGCGGACATGGATCCGCTGCTGCCGCTCTATAATCGCCGGGCCTTCATGCGTGAAGTCGAGCGTGCCCAGTCCGTGCTGGACCGCTATGACCTCATGTCTTCGATCATCTTTTTTGATCTGGACGGATTCAAGGCGATTAACGACCGCTATGGCCACGGGATCGGCGACAAGCTGCTGGAGCGTGTGGCCGACACGCTGCTATCCGGTGTTCGCCAGTGCGATATGGTAGCGCGTCTGGGGGGCGATGAATTCGGCGTTCTGCTGTTCAAGTCGGACGCGGCCATTGCGGAGGCCAAGGCGGGTGTGCTGAGCTGCCGGATCGGAGAGCAGTCGATCGTACATCCAGACGGTTTGATCTCAATCGGTGCGAGCTGGGGCGTGGCACCGTGCGAGATCGCACAGACTCCGGAACAGATTCTTGATCGGGCCGACCGGGCCATGTATCTGTGCAAGCGAACACAATCGATCGATACGACCACGGTCGTCGAGCCGCGTTAG